A stretch of the Acidobacteriota bacterium genome encodes the following:
- a CDS encoding GAF domain-containing protein yields MVRPYLILLLLFGLLTLVGQPCRALSEPINPLPSPAIKTDLSASCVPAIRVYNSQNGLPQSAVRAIAFDQKGYLWVGTQDGTAYFNGQKWTTLNVPQRTISRFFRSILASSDGSMWFGSDNGGLSHLKNGKWEIFDVQSGFPSNTVRTLLETRTPQGNSVLWIGTDSGLVRMENGKWQVIDTSNGLPNNTVWALLKVTNLGNQQLWVGTEGGIACLDQGVWKTYTAASSGLPNNVVYCLVSTRTATGEPLLWAGTENGIGQFENGSWKLWDHPGGLSKGFIQTALLHSTSTTGQSTFWVGSYGSGLGRFENGTWQIYNQQNGFPSDLISVLLETRSPEGHRTLWVGTYNGGLIRIESEKWQVLRVPSTLPTNVISSLFETTNAAGEPVFWAGFDSGGVARFENGQWTVFGASDGFPQQSISDFLETRSATGQPTVWVGIYGGGLARYEQGRWQFFTEQTGLPSRWVTSLAQSTDTDGKTVVWIGTFGGGLVQWKENRWQTITSATGLPHNWVWSLLVTKNRDGKPMVWAGTRAGGLGCYVDGDWKRYDTRQGLPSNWVWSLHEQKLPSGQHTLWIGTSGGLSALSLDSPTLAITTTLSETSQPALPNNVVYQILEDAGHRLYLSTNKGVTRLSRASRDDQSGDQFLLHTFTSEDGLPSNECLINPVNFLVDRASRLWVGTVDGLAMLDPKLEYVDRTAKPLFLEQVSLFNQETGMAVEVQLNQSEFRYFENNLAFEFALLSYYREGETIYQTQLDGFDVVRSNWSTEAKRSYTNLPAGEYTFSVWGKDYAGNISGPIQASFVIRPAPWQTWWFYGFVLVSVGATFIGFYRSRLKALRQRQHQRLKLLYQLLESIRAINSQPDLRAILDQIAEESAQLIDGEPGGIGTLETDRIVFQRLWKDGTWMDETLVFRLGEGSVGKVAQTRKSMLTTSPKEAGLENFPAAVQTYFANGSLDVPIISHTKALLGVLVVRRPVGRSPFSEADQKLIESLAHQVAVAIEKAALYLEIEGKNLELEEKNLLIHESMRELEKLYQNEQEVTRSLQDLNRMKTNFIVVTSHEMRTPLTVLKGFHEVLLSEYLGLLTGAQRQSLETCQRMVDRLTGNFEDILEMLKINEGATTLNVSEFDLRAVIDEIHGEVSVFLDRRHQKLMIECPEVLDIKADQAKLQLILMEIVQNAIKFSYDGGILFLNVAIENHQLQVTVKDQGIGIDKSELSKIFDQFYTSADPSTHSSGRYEFGARGAGLGLSIARSYTESHGGRIWAESDGPGQGSQIQVRIPLQSNLLTGTGEPTSTGTSLRLTSKD; encoded by the coding sequence GTCGCACCTGAAAAATGGGAAGTGGGAAATCTTTGATGTCCAGTCTGGTTTCCCGAGCAACACGGTTCGCACCCTGCTTGAAACCCGGACTCCCCAGGGAAACTCCGTGCTCTGGATTGGCACCGATAGCGGACTGGTGCGAATGGAAAATGGCAAGTGGCAGGTGATTGACACCTCGAATGGCTTGCCGAACAACACCGTCTGGGCGCTCCTCAAAGTCACCAATCTGGGGAATCAGCAGCTTTGGGTCGGTACCGAAGGCGGGATTGCCTGTTTGGATCAGGGCGTCTGGAAAACCTATACCGCCGCCAGTTCCGGTCTGCCAAACAACGTGGTGTATTGCCTGGTTTCGACGCGAACAGCCACGGGTGAACCTCTCCTGTGGGCCGGAACTGAAAACGGCATTGGTCAATTTGAAAATGGAAGCTGGAAACTCTGGGATCATCCCGGCGGGTTGTCCAAAGGCTTTATTCAAACGGCGTTGCTCCATTCGACCTCAACCACCGGGCAATCAACCTTTTGGGTGGGTTCCTACGGCAGCGGGCTTGGCCGGTTTGAAAACGGCACCTGGCAAATCTACAACCAGCAGAATGGGTTCCCGAGCGATTTGATCAGTGTTCTGCTTGAAACCAGGTCGCCCGAAGGCCATCGGACCCTCTGGGTAGGTACCTACAATGGCGGCTTGATTCGCATTGAATCTGAAAAATGGCAGGTCTTACGCGTCCCTTCCACCTTGCCGACCAACGTCATCAGTTCCCTGTTTGAAACCACCAATGCGGCGGGGGAACCAGTTTTCTGGGCTGGATTTGATTCCGGCGGAGTCGCACGGTTTGAAAACGGTCAGTGGACCGTTTTTGGGGCTTCGGACGGGTTTCCACAACAAAGTATCAGTGATTTTCTTGAAACCCGTTCCGCAACTGGCCAACCAACGGTCTGGGTAGGTATTTATGGCGGCGGGCTGGCTCGTTATGAACAGGGCCGGTGGCAATTTTTTACCGAACAAACGGGTCTTCCCAGCCGGTGGGTGACGTCATTGGCCCAAAGTACCGACACCGACGGCAAAACCGTGGTTTGGATCGGCACCTTTGGCGGCGGACTTGTCCAGTGGAAAGAAAACCGCTGGCAAACGATCACCTCAGCGACCGGGCTGCCTCACAACTGGGTGTGGAGCCTGCTGGTAACCAAAAACCGCGATGGAAAACCGATGGTCTGGGCGGGGACGCGTGCCGGAGGGCTCGGCTGCTATGTTGACGGCGACTGGAAACGCTATGACACCCGCCAGGGGCTACCTTCCAACTGGGTTTGGAGCCTACATGAACAGAAATTGCCCTCCGGCCAGCATACCTTGTGGATTGGCACCAGTGGCGGGTTGTCAGCTCTTTCGCTTGACTCGCCGACTCTGGCCATCACTACGACACTGTCTGAAACCAGCCAGCCGGCACTGCCCAACAACGTGGTGTATCAAATTCTGGAAGATGCGGGGCACCGGCTCTACCTTTCGACGAATAAAGGCGTGACCCGACTGAGCCGTGCCAGTCGTGACGATCAAAGCGGAGACCAGTTTCTGCTGCATACCTTCACCAGCGAAGACGGCTTACCGAGCAATGAATGCCTGATCAATCCGGTCAACTTTCTGGTGGATCGCGCTTCACGGCTGTGGGTCGGAACCGTGGACGGGCTGGCCATGCTGGATCCAAAACTGGAGTATGTTGACCGAACCGCGAAACCACTCTTTTTGGAACAGGTCTCGCTTTTCAACCAGGAAACAGGAATGGCGGTTGAAGTTCAACTCAATCAGTCAGAATTCCGGTATTTTGAAAACAATCTGGCCTTTGAATTTGCGCTCCTGAGTTATTACCGCGAAGGTGAAACCATCTACCAGACCCAGTTGGATGGATTTGACGTCGTTCGGTCCAACTGGTCAACCGAGGCCAAACGCAGCTACACCAATTTACCGGCTGGCGAATACACGTTTTCGGTCTGGGGCAAGGATTATGCCGGAAACATCTCGGGCCCGATTCAGGCCAGTTTTGTGATTCGGCCAGCGCCCTGGCAAACGTGGTGGTTTTACGGATTTGTGCTTGTCAGTGTCGGCGCTACCTTTATTGGGTTTTATCGCTCGCGGCTGAAAGCCCTTCGCCAACGCCAGCACCAACGGCTCAAACTCCTGTATCAGCTCCTGGAAAGCATCCGGGCGATTAACTCGCAGCCGGACTTGCGGGCAATTTTGGACCAGATTGCCGAGGAAAGCGCCCAGTTGATTGACGGAGAACCCGGCGGCATCGGCACGCTTGAAACCGACCGGATTGTGTTTCAACGGTTGTGGAAAGACGGCACGTGGATGGATGAAACCCTGGTTTTCCGGCTGGGAGAAGGTTCAGTTGGAAAAGTGGCCCAAACCCGAAAGTCAATGCTGACGACCAGCCCAAAAGAAGCTGGATTAGAGAACTTCCCTGCCGCGGTCCAAACCTATTTTGCCAATGGTTCACTGGATGTCCCGATCATTAGCCATACGAAAGCTTTGCTTGGTGTGCTGGTAGTTCGTCGTCCAGTTGGGCGGAGTCCCTTTTCAGAAGCGGATCAGAAGCTGATTGAATCGCTCGCCCACCAGGTCGCGGTGGCGATCGAAAAAGCGGCGCTGTACCTGGAAATCGAAGGTAAGAACCTGGAGCTTGAAGAAAAGAACCTGCTCATCCACGAATCAATGCGCGAATTGGAGAAGCTTTACCAGAACGAACAGGAAGTCACGCGCAGCCTCCAGGACCTCAACCGGATGAAGACGAACTTTATCGTAGTGACGTCGCACGAAATGCGAACGCCGTTGACGGTGCTCAAAGGATTTCACGAAGTGCTCTTGAGCGAATATTTGGGATTGCTGACGGGTGCGCAGCGTCAGTCGCTTGAAACCTGTCAACGGATGGTGGACCGATTGACAGGCAACTTTGAAGACATTCTGGAAATGCTCAAAATCAACGAGGGCGCCACGACGCTCAATGTATCTGAGTTTGATTTGAGAGCGGTGATTGACGAAATCCACGGCGAAGTTTCAGTTTTCCTTGATCGTCGGCATCAAAAGCTGATGATTGAGTGTCCGGAAGTGCTCGACATCAAAGCCGACCAGGCCAAACTCCAGTTGATCTTGATGGAAATTGTTCAGAACGCGATTAAATTTTCATATGACGGCGGCATTCTTTTCCTGAACGTAGCCATTGAGAACCATCAGCTACAAGTAACGGTCAAAGATCAGGGGATTGGGATAGATAAATCTGAACTTTCCAAAATATTTGATCAGTTTTATACAAGCGCCGACCCATCCACGCATTCCTCCGGACGGTACGAGTTCGGAGCGCGGGGCGCCGGTCTGGGACTATCCATTGCCCGGAGCTACACCGAATCCCACGGAGGCCGCATCTGGGCTGAATCCGACGGCCCCGGCCAGGGCAGCCAGATCCAGGTCCGGATTCCCCTTCAGTCGAATTTGTTGACTGGGACTGGAGAACCCACATCCACAGGCACTTCCCTGCGGTTGACTTCAAAAGATTGA